A genomic stretch from Prionailurus bengalensis isolate Pbe53 chromosome E2, Fcat_Pben_1.1_paternal_pri, whole genome shotgun sequence includes:
- the HSD17B14 gene encoding 17-beta-hydroxysteroid dehydrogenase 14 isoform X1: MATGTRYAGKVVVVTGGGRGIGAGIVRAFVQSGAQVVICDKDESGGRALERELAGTLFLRRDVTQEEDMRVLISETIRRFGRLDCVVNNAGYHPPPQWPEETSAQGFRQLLEVNLLGMYTLTKLALPHLRKSQGNIINISSLVGAIGQVQAVPYVATKGAVTAMTKALALDESQYGVRVNCISPGNIWTPLWEELAAATADPAATIREGVLAQPLGRMGQPADVGAAAVFLASEANFCTGTELFVTGGAELGYGCKAIPGTPLEPPTNPS; this comes from the exons ATGGCCACGGGAACGCGCTATGCCGGGAAGGTGGTGGTCGTGACAGGGGGCGGGCGCGGCATCGGAGCCGGGATTGTGAGAGCCTTCG TGCAAAGCGGGGCTCAAGTGGTCATCTGTGACAAAGATG AGTCTGGGGGCCGGGCCCTGGAGCGAGAGCTTGCCGGAACTCTCTTTCTTCGACGTGATGTGACTCAGGAGGAAGATATGAGG GTCCTCATCTCTGAGACCATCCGCCGATTTGGCCGCCTGGATTGTGTGGTCAACAACGCTGGCTACC ATCCGCCTCCACAGTGGCCCGAGGAGACCTCTGCCCAGGGCTTCCGGCAGCTGCTAGAGGTGAACCTGCTGGGGATGTACACCCTGACCAAG cttgccctcccccacctgcggAAGAGCCAGGGGAACATCATCAACATCTCCAGTCTGGTCGGGGCCATTGGCCAGGTCCAGGCAGTTCCCTATGTGGCCACCAAG GGGGCGGTAACAGCCATGACCAAAGCCTTGGCCCTGGATGAGAGTCAATATGGCGTCCGGGTCAACTG TATCTCCCCGGGAAACATCTGGACCCCACTGTGGGAGGAGCTGGCCGCCGCCACGGCTGACCCCGCAGCCACAATCCGAGAAGGCGTACTGGCCCAG cccctgggtcGCATGGGCCAGCCAGCTGACGTGGGAGCGGCAGCCGTGTTCCTGGCCTCTGAAGCCAACTTCTGCACTGGGACTGAGCTGTTTGTGACCGGGGGTGCAGAGCTGGGGTACGGGTGCAAGGCCATTCCCGGCACCCCCTTGGAGCCCCCCACCAACCCATCCTGA
- the HSD17B14 gene encoding 17-beta-hydroxysteroid dehydrogenase 14 isoform X2, which translates to MATGTRYAGKVVVVTGGGRGIGAGIVRAFESGGRALERELAGTLFLRRDVTQEEDMRVLISETIRRFGRLDCVVNNAGYHPPPQWPEETSAQGFRQLLEVNLLGMYTLTKLALPHLRKSQGNIINISSLVGAIGQVQAVPYVATKGAVTAMTKALALDESQYGVRVNCISPGNIWTPLWEELAAATADPAATIREGVLAQPLGRMGQPADVGAAAVFLASEANFCTGTELFVTGGAELGYGCKAIPGTPLEPPTNPS; encoded by the exons ATGGCCACGGGAACGCGCTATGCCGGGAAGGTGGTGGTCGTGACAGGGGGCGGGCGCGGCATCGGAGCCGGGATTGTGAGAGCCTTCG AGTCTGGGGGCCGGGCCCTGGAGCGAGAGCTTGCCGGAACTCTCTTTCTTCGACGTGATGTGACTCAGGAGGAAGATATGAGG GTCCTCATCTCTGAGACCATCCGCCGATTTGGCCGCCTGGATTGTGTGGTCAACAACGCTGGCTACC ATCCGCCTCCACAGTGGCCCGAGGAGACCTCTGCCCAGGGCTTCCGGCAGCTGCTAGAGGTGAACCTGCTGGGGATGTACACCCTGACCAAG cttgccctcccccacctgcggAAGAGCCAGGGGAACATCATCAACATCTCCAGTCTGGTCGGGGCCATTGGCCAGGTCCAGGCAGTTCCCTATGTGGCCACCAAG GGGGCGGTAACAGCCATGACCAAAGCCTTGGCCCTGGATGAGAGTCAATATGGCGTCCGGGTCAACTG TATCTCCCCGGGAAACATCTGGACCCCACTGTGGGAGGAGCTGGCCGCCGCCACGGCTGACCCCGCAGCCACAATCCGAGAAGGCGTACTGGCCCAG cccctgggtcGCATGGGCCAGCCAGCTGACGTGGGAGCGGCAGCCGTGTTCCTGGCCTCTGAAGCCAACTTCTGCACTGGGACTGAGCTGTTTGTGACCGGGGGTGCAGAGCTGGGGTACGGGTGCAAGGCCATTCCCGGCACCCCCTTGGAGCCCCCCACCAACCCATCCTGA
- the BCAT2 gene encoding branched-chain-amino-acid aminotransferase, mitochondrial isoform X1 produces MAAAALGQIWARKLLPVSWLLCGPRRYASSNFKAADLRLEITQEPHEKPDPSKPLVFGKNFTDHMLMVEWTEQKGWGQPRIQPFQNLMLHPACSGLHYSLQQLFEGMKAFKGSDQQVRLFRPWLNMDRMLRSALRLCLPSFDKAELLECIRRLVEVDKDWVPDDTNASLYVRPVIIGNEPSLGVARSSQALLFVILCPVGPYFPGDAVDPVSLLADPTFIRAWVGGVGDYKVGGNYGPTVLVQEEARKRGCEQVLWLYGPDHQLTEVGTMNIFIYWTYEDGVLELVTPSLDGIILPGVVRQSLLDLARTWGEFRVVERKITMKELLRALDEGRVREVFGSGTACQVCPVHRIVYQGKHLHIPTMENGPELIHRFLKELRAIQYGTGTHEWMLPV; encoded by the exons ATGGCCGCAGCCGCGCTGGGGCAG ATTTGGGCCCGCAAACTCCTCCCTGTCTCTTGGCTTCTGTGTGGCCCCAGAAGATACGCCTCATCCAACTTCAAG GCTGCAGACCTGCGGCTGGAAATAACACAGGAGCCTCATGAGAAGCCTGACCCCAGCAAGCCCCTGGTGTTTGGCAAGAATTTCACTGACCACATGCTGATGGTGGAATGGACCGAGCAGAAGGGCTGGGGCCAGCCCCGTATCCAGCCCTTCCAGAACCTCATGCTGCACCCGGCCTGCTCCGGCCTCCACTACTCGCTACAG CAGCTCTTTGAGGGCATGAAGGCGTTCAAAGGCAGCGACCAGCAGGTGCGCCTCTTCAGACCCTGGCTCAACATGGACCGGATGCTGCGCTCGGCCCTGCGCCTCTGCCTGCCG AGTTTTGACAAGGCCGAGTTGCTGGAGTGTATCCGCCGGCTGGTGGAAGTGGACAAAGACTGGGTCCCTGATGACACCAACGCGAGCCTCTACGTGCGGCCTGTGATCATTGGAAATGAG CCCTCACTGGGTGTCGCCCGTTCCTCGCAAGCTCTCCTGTTTGTCATTCTCTGCCCTGTGGGCCCGTACTTCCCTGGAGATGCCGTGGACCCTGTCTCCCTCCTAGCCGACCCGACATTCATCCGGGCCTGGGTGGGTGGGGTCGGTGACTACAAGGTCGGGGG GAATTACGGGCCCACAGTGTTGGTGCAGGAGGAGGCGAGAAAGAGGGGCTGCGAACAGGTCCTCTGGCTGTATGGGCCTGACCACCAGCTCACCGAGGTGGGCACCATGAACATCTTTATCTACTGGACCTACGAGGATGGGG TGCTGGAACTGGTGACCCCCTCGCTGGACGGTATCATCCTGCCTGGAGTAGTCAGACAGAGTCTGCTGGACCTGGCCAGGACCTGG GGTGAGTTCCGGGTCGTAGAGCGGAAGATCACCATGAAGGAGCTGTTGCGGGCGCTGGACGAGGGACGGGTCCGGGAAGTCTTTGGCTCGGGCACCGCTTGCCAGGTCTGCCCTGTCCACCGGATCGTGTACCAAGGCAAG CACTTACACATTCCCACCATGGAAAATGGGCCTGAGCTTATCCACCGCTTCCTGAAGGAGCTGAGGGCCATCCAG TACGGAACGGGAACCCACGAGTGGATGCTCCCGGTGTGA
- the BCAT2 gene encoding branched-chain-amino-acid aminotransferase, mitochondrial isoform X2, with amino-acid sequence MAAAALGQIWARKLLPVSWLLCGPRRYASSNFKAADLRLEITQEPHEKPDPSKPLVFGKNFTDHMLMVEWTEQKGWGQPRIQPFQNLMLHPACSGLHYSLQLFEGMKAFKGSDQQVRLFRPWLNMDRMLRSALRLCLPSFDKAELLECIRRLVEVDKDWVPDDTNASLYVRPVIIGNEPSLGVARSSQALLFVILCPVGPYFPGDAVDPVSLLADPTFIRAWVGGVGDYKVGGNYGPTVLVQEEARKRGCEQVLWLYGPDHQLTEVGTMNIFIYWTYEDGVLELVTPSLDGIILPGVVRQSLLDLARTWGEFRVVERKITMKELLRALDEGRVREVFGSGTACQVCPVHRIVYQGKHLHIPTMENGPELIHRFLKELRAIQYGTGTHEWMLPV; translated from the exons ATGGCCGCAGCCGCGCTGGGGCAG ATTTGGGCCCGCAAACTCCTCCCTGTCTCTTGGCTTCTGTGTGGCCCCAGAAGATACGCCTCATCCAACTTCAAG GCTGCAGACCTGCGGCTGGAAATAACACAGGAGCCTCATGAGAAGCCTGACCCCAGCAAGCCCCTGGTGTTTGGCAAGAATTTCACTGACCACATGCTGATGGTGGAATGGACCGAGCAGAAGGGCTGGGGCCAGCCCCGTATCCAGCCCTTCCAGAACCTCATGCTGCACCCGGCCTGCTCCGGCCTCCACTACTCGCTACAG CTCTTTGAGGGCATGAAGGCGTTCAAAGGCAGCGACCAGCAGGTGCGCCTCTTCAGACCCTGGCTCAACATGGACCGGATGCTGCGCTCGGCCCTGCGCCTCTGCCTGCCG AGTTTTGACAAGGCCGAGTTGCTGGAGTGTATCCGCCGGCTGGTGGAAGTGGACAAAGACTGGGTCCCTGATGACACCAACGCGAGCCTCTACGTGCGGCCTGTGATCATTGGAAATGAG CCCTCACTGGGTGTCGCCCGTTCCTCGCAAGCTCTCCTGTTTGTCATTCTCTGCCCTGTGGGCCCGTACTTCCCTGGAGATGCCGTGGACCCTGTCTCCCTCCTAGCCGACCCGACATTCATCCGGGCCTGGGTGGGTGGGGTCGGTGACTACAAGGTCGGGGG GAATTACGGGCCCACAGTGTTGGTGCAGGAGGAGGCGAGAAAGAGGGGCTGCGAACAGGTCCTCTGGCTGTATGGGCCTGACCACCAGCTCACCGAGGTGGGCACCATGAACATCTTTATCTACTGGACCTACGAGGATGGGG TGCTGGAACTGGTGACCCCCTCGCTGGACGGTATCATCCTGCCTGGAGTAGTCAGACAGAGTCTGCTGGACCTGGCCAGGACCTGG GGTGAGTTCCGGGTCGTAGAGCGGAAGATCACCATGAAGGAGCTGTTGCGGGCGCTGGACGAGGGACGGGTCCGGGAAGTCTTTGGCTCGGGCACCGCTTGCCAGGTCTGCCCTGTCCACCGGATCGTGTACCAAGGCAAG CACTTACACATTCCCACCATGGAAAATGGGCCTGAGCTTATCCACCGCTTCCTGAAGGAGCTGAGGGCCATCCAG TACGGAACGGGAACCCACGAGTGGATGCTCCCGGTGTGA
- the BCAT2 gene encoding branched-chain-amino-acid aminotransferase, mitochondrial isoform X3, which yields MLMVEWTEQKGWGQPRIQPFQNLMLHPACSGLHYSLQQLFEGMKAFKGSDQQVRLFRPWLNMDRMLRSALRLCLPSFDKAELLECIRRLVEVDKDWVPDDTNASLYVRPVIIGNEPSLGVARSSQALLFVILCPVGPYFPGDAVDPVSLLADPTFIRAWVGGVGDYKVGGNYGPTVLVQEEARKRGCEQVLWLYGPDHQLTEVGTMNIFIYWTYEDGVLELVTPSLDGIILPGVVRQSLLDLARTWGEFRVVERKITMKELLRALDEGRVREVFGSGTACQVCPVHRIVYQGKHLHIPTMENGPELIHRFLKELRAIQYGTGTHEWMLPV from the exons ATGCTGATGGTGGAATGGACCGAGCAGAAGGGCTGGGGCCAGCCCCGTATCCAGCCCTTCCAGAACCTCATGCTGCACCCGGCCTGCTCCGGCCTCCACTACTCGCTACAG CAGCTCTTTGAGGGCATGAAGGCGTTCAAAGGCAGCGACCAGCAGGTGCGCCTCTTCAGACCCTGGCTCAACATGGACCGGATGCTGCGCTCGGCCCTGCGCCTCTGCCTGCCG AGTTTTGACAAGGCCGAGTTGCTGGAGTGTATCCGCCGGCTGGTGGAAGTGGACAAAGACTGGGTCCCTGATGACACCAACGCGAGCCTCTACGTGCGGCCTGTGATCATTGGAAATGAG CCCTCACTGGGTGTCGCCCGTTCCTCGCAAGCTCTCCTGTTTGTCATTCTCTGCCCTGTGGGCCCGTACTTCCCTGGAGATGCCGTGGACCCTGTCTCCCTCCTAGCCGACCCGACATTCATCCGGGCCTGGGTGGGTGGGGTCGGTGACTACAAGGTCGGGGG GAATTACGGGCCCACAGTGTTGGTGCAGGAGGAGGCGAGAAAGAGGGGCTGCGAACAGGTCCTCTGGCTGTATGGGCCTGACCACCAGCTCACCGAGGTGGGCACCATGAACATCTTTATCTACTGGACCTACGAGGATGGGG TGCTGGAACTGGTGACCCCCTCGCTGGACGGTATCATCCTGCCTGGAGTAGTCAGACAGAGTCTGCTGGACCTGGCCAGGACCTGG GGTGAGTTCCGGGTCGTAGAGCGGAAGATCACCATGAAGGAGCTGTTGCGGGCGCTGGACGAGGGACGGGTCCGGGAAGTCTTTGGCTCGGGCACCGCTTGCCAGGTCTGCCCTGTCCACCGGATCGTGTACCAAGGCAAG CACTTACACATTCCCACCATGGAAAATGGGCCTGAGCTTATCCACCGCTTCCTGAAGGAGCTGAGGGCCATCCAG TACGGAACGGGAACCCACGAGTGGATGCTCCCGGTGTGA